A portion of the Apteryx mantelli isolate bAptMan1 unplaced genomic scaffold, bAptMan1.hap1 HAP1_SCAFFOLD_40, whole genome shotgun sequence genome contains these proteins:
- the LOC136996452 gene encoding olfactory receptor 12D2-like produces the protein MDNQTEVRKFILLGLSNVQGLQKFLFMLFLLLYLSTLLGNMAIMIVVVCEPRLHTPMYFFLCNLSCLDIFFSTVTVPKMLAGFLSGHQGISYTGCLSQLHFSYFVGSSEALLLAVMAYDRFVAICNPLRYTLIMSPRACLQLAVGTWTTGFLHALMHTVMTSRLHFCGPNHIQHYFCDIKPVVRLACSSSQLNLNLLNTITGSLAIGPFVFILFSYLYIFSFLRLKVQSKEGRRKAFSTCISHLTVVALFYVPVIFNYVPPSLENSPRWTMIATVMYNVVTPVLNPLIYTLRNVEVKRALKRRLFTRELLAQKMFCLAACVG, from the coding sequence atggataaccagacagaggtgaggaagttcatcctccttggcctAAGCAATGTCcaagggctacagaaattcctgttcatgctgttcttactgctgtacctgtctaccctgctggggaatatggcaatcatgattgTGGTGGTATGTGAACCCCGGCTACACACCCcaatgtactttttcctctgcaacctctcctgcctggatattttcttctccacagttaccgtgcccaagatgctggctgggttcctctcagggcaccagggcatttcttacactggctgcctaagccagctccacttctcCTACTTCGTGGGAAGCAGCGAAgctttgcttctggctgtcatggcctatgaccgctttgtggccatctgcaaccccctgcgctacaccctgatcatgagcccacgggcctgcctgcagctggctgtaggcacttggactactggcttccttcatgctctgatgcacacagtcatgacctcccgactccatttctgtggccccaaccacatccagCACTACTTCTGTGACATCAAGCCCGTGGTGAGACTGGCCTGCAGtagcagccagctcaacctgaACCTTCTCAACACCATCACAGGGAGTCTTGCGATAGGCCCCTTTGTCTTCATACTCTTTTCTTAcctttacattttttccttcctccgactgaaagtccagtccaaggagggaaggaggaaagccttctccacttgcatctcccatctcacagtagtggccttattctatgtccctgttatttttaactatgtgccaccttcctTAGAGAATTCACCCCGCTGGACAATGATAGCCACCGTTATGTATAATGTTGTCACgccagtcctcaatcctttgatctacaccctgaggaatgtggaggtgaaACGTGctctaaagagaagacttttcaccagagagttactagcacagaaaatgttctgccttgcagcttgtgtggggtag